The Acidianus manzaensis genome has a window encoding:
- a CDS encoding TIGR04084 family radical SAM/SPASM domain-containing protein, with translation MLWLIFTSGKCNLVCDYCGGSFPKDIIPWKINYDLKNIKKLVESDKNSTVIFYGGEPLSNPKFIMEFMDNVKANRYGIQTNGTLVKLLPEEYWKRMNLALLSIDGRREITNKHRGKNIYDVVVKNAKYLKSLGIETIARMTVTQDSDIYQDVMHLINLGIFDKIHWQLNVIWTEKWDVQSWSEKYLEGIKLLTQYFLEKLKEGKVIKIIPILGLISAHYFEAYKGSPCGAGYKSVSVTTDGRILSCPIAVREEWAVLGNVKSGYKLLEDPLPDICKKCEVKNYCGGRCLYSMKEKYWGEEGFLQVDEITKKYIKIVISIIPEIDKLIRDGIIRLSQLKYDPTLDSTEVIP, from the coding sequence TTTGCGACTATTGTGGAGGATCATTTCCAAAAGATATAATACCATGGAAAATAAATTACGATCTAAAAAATATAAAAAAATTAGTTGAATCAGATAAAAACTCTACAGTAATTTTCTATGGTGGAGAACCTCTTTCTAACCCAAAATTCATAATGGAATTTATGGATAATGTAAAAGCTAATAGATATGGAATACAAACTAATGGAACTTTAGTAAAATTACTCCCTGAAGAATATTGGAAAAGAATGAATTTAGCTCTTTTATCAATTGATGGAAGAAGAGAAATTACGAACAAGCATAGAGGCAAGAATATTTATGATGTAGTAGTAAAAAATGCTAAATATCTTAAGTCGCTAGGAATTGAAACAATAGCTAGGATGACAGTAACCCAAGATTCAGATATATATCAAGATGTAATGCATCTAATTAATCTTGGTATATTTGATAAGATACATTGGCAACTTAATGTCATATGGACAGAGAAATGGGATGTGCAATCTTGGTCAGAAAAATATCTTGAAGGAATTAAGCTTCTTACACAGTATTTTTTGGAAAAGCTAAAGGAAGGGAAGGTAATTAAGATAATTCCTATTTTAGGATTAATAAGTGCTCATTATTTTGAAGCTTATAAAGGATCTCCTTGTGGAGCAGGTTATAAATCAGTTTCAGTAACTACAGATGGGAGAATTTTATCATGCCCAATAGCAGTTAGAGAAGAATGGGCAGTACTAGGAAATGTAAAATCTGGATATAAATTACTTGAAGATCCTTTGCCAGATATTTGTAAAAAATGTGAAGTAAAAAATTACTGTGGTGGAAGATGTTTATATTCAATGAAAGAAAAATACTGGGGAGAAGAAGGCTTTTTACAAGTTGATGAAATAACTAAAAAATATATAAAAATTGTTATCTCAATTATTCCAGAAATAGATAAATTGATACGAGATGGAATAATTAGACTAAGCCAACTCAAATACGATCCAACTTTAGATTCAACAGAAGTTATACCTTAA